The following proteins are co-located in the Carassius gibelio isolate Cgi1373 ecotype wild population from Czech Republic chromosome A9, carGib1.2-hapl.c, whole genome shotgun sequence genome:
- the LOC128019379 gene encoding uncharacterized protein LOC128019379 — MTPFTSWHATHRGDVTEDTGDQYEPQDAQTVIWQLREENRRLHKTIEDLQHTSEREETDSSQCPVPFPRTHSSTKAAKKPSPVPTPRLSKVAVAQMSDQISKETGKPVMDDGKEESEDEERDCEINLSGELSEMKLQPTSKNRHVRYQPNSPNPCTLQSQHKMSVHAAQSTSYAHDQRHIPPKPQIRDPSPAADFRFREQIDYHPRQHYHPRDFVPRTHSPPTRESIYRGPSPSIPDFTVEDPRQFARLKISLDNLLPYDATEQFKYQILLEHLKFEEALLIADSYSNSRYPYTQTMQSLTEHYGQPHQLALQKIADLMDGPNIRSGDTQAFRKFALRVRALVGMLDQLDEKGAIELQCGSHVARLMSKLPHDLKANFKRYVHPLRNPIPNLLDFSHWLEFELQVQPTDCKLYTSEMRGQISQHKEAPRQLKHTFQTTAILHGVDQSADPPAAKSSEFQNPGKIVYCHYCDNNHHYLNQCNNFTQLTSELKTNWIKSNKRCWRCGRKHQAAQCRLKATCKTCNGKHLTVLHDINSKSTEMKHNHERSQESQMLYLDRPAGGSQVLLKICKVLLRNGKNSIMTYAILDDGSERTILLHGAAQQLKLNGQTETLSLRTVRHDTQVIQGAKVSFTLSPAFQPSKRFKITGAFTAENFGLAKHSHPVTLLQRKYQHLKGLPLHAFSQVQPLLLIGSDHHHLIIPMEPVHFGPPGGPAAIRTRLGWTLQGPANVLQHQIPEHQCLFTSVTSTSSELLQHVERLWQLDILPYRNEKVVTRSRCDQEAITLLETKTVRVNVNGVFRYATPLLRKRDMPELKAPKESVLPNLRALERRLSKSPEHAEAYNQEIERLDQSGYVVKLAAEAVDHSPESWYIPHHMVHHNGKHRVVYNCSFQYQGHNLNEYLLAGPTLTSTLLGVLLRFREHAIAITSDIKGMFHQIRLLPEDKPLLRFLWRNMQRDTPVSVYEWQVLPFGTTCSPCCATFAVLKHVQENTVPGEETRVAVENHFYVDNFLQSVTSTDKATELVNKIQALLVSGGFELRQWASNIPSVVAHLPEESRSERNELWLTEKQWDVSVSTLGLHWLCKADTLGYKARLKEPQVPTMRYIYQVVASQYDPLGYIIPFTTRAKVLIQRLWDKKREWDDPLLPSDLLQAWLEWEAELQYLNKIAIPRCYTSAELDSKVCKRDIHIFCDASNNAYGSVAYLRTESPQGQVEVAFITARSRVAPKRQLSVPRLELCAALSGAQLARLLEKELTLNIQQVTLWSDSKTVLSWIQSDSCRYKVFVGTRIAEIQELTASQSWQYVKSENNPADDITHGKTLHQLSVPSHWKQGPHFLWQDPSTWSNDTEEFVTDSTDEEEKVTFCSLTTVDFSDIIKEFSSYHSFDQLVEHEAQKQLKQANQTRDLSAQDYVAAEISLLKQAQSMCFPVELDTLTCGKSLPSNSRLVSLAPEIDQSTGLIRVGGRLRRSELLRPDTVHPIVIDPKHPLSQLLIQHYDEKLHHPGPERVFAELRRKYWIIRGREAVRRHQHQCRECKKWRGKPEVPKMADLPPARLRLHRPAFYSTGVDCFGPYTIKVGRRNEKRWGIIFKCMTTRGVYIDLLPKIDTDSFLMALRRFTARRGTPHELYSDQGTNFKGGERELSEAFAAMQPNLQSQLAKQKIQFKFNPPGAPHFGGLWEREIRSLKSALNVTLGAQHVTEEVLSTVLTEIEGMLNSKPLGYVSSDVADVDPITPNSLLLGRPDPDLPQIVYPESELLSRKRWRHSQVLADHFWAHFIKRYLPELQTRAKWITETGKDLKTGTVVMIVDQQLPRALWPVGKVSATVPGADGKIRTAEVQVQGRKYIRPVSKLICLPPLPEDNKDS, encoded by the coding sequence ATGACACCCTTCACCAGTTGGCATGCTACTCACCGCGGTGATGTTACTGAGGATACTGGAGATCAGTATGAACCACAAGATGCTCAAACAGTGATTTGGCAGCTACGAGAAGAGAACAGACGCCTGCATAAAACCATTGAGGACCTGCAACACACCTCTGAAAGGGAGGAAACAGACTCATCACAGTGTCCTGTGCCTTTTCCTCGCACTCACTCATCGACAAAGGCAGCAAAGAAACCTTCTCCTGTCCCAACTCCACGTCTAAGCAAGGTAGCAGTAGCTCAAATGAGTGATCAGATTTCTAAAGAGACTGGAAAACCAGTTATGGATGATGGAAAGGAAGAGTCAGAAGATGAGGAGCGAGACTGTGAAATTAATTTGTCAGGTGAACTTTCAGAAATGAAACTGCAGCCCACATCAAAGAACAGGCATGTGCGATATCAACCAAATTCACCAAATCCATGTACATTGCAATCTCAGCACAAGATGAGTGTACACGCTGCACAAAGCACAAGCTATGCACATGACCAAAGACATATCCCACCAAAGCCACAAATACGTGATCCTTCCCCTGCAGCTGACTTCAGATTCAGAGAACAAATTGATTACCACCCAAGACAACATTATCATCCTAGAGACTTCGTTCCGCGCACTCATTCTCCTCCCACCAGAGAGAGCATTTACAGAGGTCCGAGCCCTTCAATACCAGATTTCACAGTGGAAGACCCACGACAGTTTGCTAGACTCAAAATATCTCTTGACAATTTGTTGCCGTACGATGCTACTGAACAGTTTAAATATCAAATTCTGCTTGAGCATTTGAAATTTGAAGAGGCCCTTTTAATTGCTGATTCCTACAGCAACTCTCGTTATCCATACACCCAAACAATGCAATCGCTGACTGAACATTATGGACAGCCGCATCAATTGGCATTGCAGAAAATTGCTGACTTGATGGACGGACCAAATATTCGCAGTGGTGACACTCAGGCCTTTCGTAAGTTTGCCCTCAGAGTTCGAGCATTAGTGGGTATGCTTGACCAGCTGGATGAGAAGGGAGCTATTGAATTGCAGTGTGGTTCACACGTGGCAAGACTCATGTCTAAACTCCCTCATGATCTCAAGGCTAACTTCAAGAGGTATGTTCACCCCCTCAGAAACCCAATTCCAAACCTGCTCGACTTTTCACACTGGCTTGAGTTTGAGCTGCAGGTGCAGCCCACCGACTGTAAACTCTATACTAGTGAAATGAGGGGACAAATTAGTCAGCACAAAGAAGCTCCGCGACAGCTTAAGCACACTTTTCAGACAACAGCCATTTTGCATGGTGTGGATCAGTCAGCAGACCCTCCAGCTGCAAAATCATCAGAATTTCAAAACCCTGGCAAAATTGTGTACTGTCATTACTGTGACAATAATCACCACTATCTTAACCAGTGCAATAACTTCACACAGCTAACCAGTGAGCTCAAAACTAACTGGATTAAGTCAAATAAGAGATGTTGGAGGTGTGGACGGAAACATCAGGCAGCCCAGTGCAGATTGAAAGCCACATGTAAAACTTGCAATGGCAAACATCTAACTGTTTTGCATGACATCAACAGCAAATCAACAGAGATGAAGCACAACCATGAAAGATCCCAAGAGAGTCAGATGCTATACCTAGATCGTCCAGCAGGTGGCAGCCAAGTCCTTCTGAAAATTTGTAAAGTGCTGTTGCGTAATGGCAAAAATTCAATTATGACTTATGCTATTTTGGACGATGGCTCTGAACGTACAATCCTGCTTCATGGTGCAGCACAGCAGCTTAAACTTAATGGACAGACTGAAACCCTCTCTTTGAGAACAGTTCGACATGACACCCAAGTCATACAAGGTGCAAAAGTATCTTTCACTCTGTCCCCAGCATTTCAGCCAAGCAAAAGGTTCAAGATAACTGGTGCCTTTACAGCTGAGAATTTCGGCTTGGCCAAGCATTCACATCCAGTTACCCTTCTGCAAAGGAAATACCAGCATCTCAAAGGGCTGCCTCTTCATGCCTTTTCTCAGGTTCAGCCATTGTTGCTTATAGGCTCTGATCATCACCATTTAATCATCCCCATGGAGCCAGTTCACTTTGGCCCACCAGGCGGGCCAGCTGCTATAAGGACCAGATTAGGCTGGACACTGCAAGGGCCAGCCAATGTACTCCAGCACCAAATCCCAGAGCATCAATGCCTTTTCACATCGGTGACTTCCACCTCATCAGAGCTGTTGCAACATGTTGAGAGACTCTGGCAGCTTGACATACTACCATATCGCAATGAGAAGGTGGTGACACGCTCACGTTGTGATCAGGAGGCCATCACTCTGCTTGAGACCAAGACTGTAAGGGTAAATGTAAATGGAGTGTTTCGTTATGCTACACCGCTTTTGCGAAAAAGGGACATGCCCGAATTGAAAGCGCCTAAAGAGTCTGTTCTCCCCAACCTCAGAGCATTAGAAAGGCGTCTCAGCAAAAGTCCTGAACATGCAGAGGCATATAACCAGGAAATTGAAAGGCTGGATCAATCTGGTTATGTTGTCAAGCTGGCTGCTGAAGCAGTTGATCACAGCCCTGAATCATGGTACATACCACATCACATGGTACACCATAATGGAAAGCACAGAGTGGTGTACAACTGTTCCTTTCAGTACCAAGGCCATAACCTCAATGAGTACCTCCTAGCTGGGCCTACCCTCACCTCCACTTTACTAGGAGTGTTACTCCGATTCAGAGAGCATGCAATTGCCATCACAAGCGATATCAAGGGCATGTTTCACCAGATTCGTCTGCTCCCAGAGGATAAACCACTTCTCAGATTTCTGTGGAGAAACATGCAGCGTGATACACCAGTCAGTGTCTATGAATGGCAGGTTTTGCCTTTTGGGACTACATGCAGCCCCTGCTGTGCAACATTTGCCGTCCTAAAACATGTCCAAGAGAACACTGTTCCAGGGGAAGAGACACGTGTGGCTGTAGAAAACCATTTCTATGTGGACAATTTCCTGCAGAGTGTAACTTCTACTGACAAAGCGACTGAACTGGTGAATAAGATTCAAGCTCTTTTAGTTTCTGGTGGGTTCGAGTTAAGACAATGGGCTAGCAACATTCCTTCTGTCGTTGCACACCTTCCTGAAGAATCCAGATCTGAGCGAAATGAGCTTTGGCTTACTGAAAAGCAATGGGATGTTTCTGTATCCACCTTGGGTCTACATTGGCTCTGCAAAGCAGACACACTTGGTTACAAAGCTCGTCTGAAGGAACCACAAGTTCCAACAATGAGGTATATCTATCAGGTCGTAGCTAGTCAGTATGACCCACTAGGCTACATTATTCCCTTCACAACTAGAGCCAAAGTACTGATACAAAGACTGTGGGATAAAAAACGAGAGTGGGATGACCCATTGCTACCAAGTGACCTCTTGCAAGCCTGGCTTGAATGGGAAGCAGAATTGCAGTACCTGAACAAGATTGCTATACCACGATGCTACACTAGTGCAGAACTGGATTCTAAAGTGTGCAAAAGAGACATCCACATATTCTGCGATGCTTCTAATAATGCTTATGGGTCAGTGGCGTATCTTAGAACAGAGAGTCCTCAAGGCCAAGTCGAGGTTGCATTTATCACAGCAAGATCAAGGGTGGCACCAAAGCGGCAGTTATCTGTTCCTCGGCTAGAACTCTGTGCAGCACTTAGCGGGGCCCAATTGGCAAGACTTCTGGAAAAGGAACTCACCCTGAACATTCAACAGGTGACATTATGGAGTGACTCAAAGACAGTTTTATCTTGGATTCAATCAGATTCATGCAGATATAAAGTGTTTGTGGGCACAAGGATTGCAGAAATTCAGGAACTGACTGCTTCTCAGTCATGGCAGTATGTGAAGTCTGAAAACAATCCTGCAGATGACATTACCCATGGTAaaacacttcaccaactctcagTGCCAAGTCACTGGAAACAAGGACCACATTTTTTGTGGCAAGACCCAAGTACTTGGTCTAATGACACGGAGGAATTTGTCACAGACAGTACAGATGAAGAGGAGAAAGTCACTTTCTGCAGCCTGACCACAGTAGATTTCTCCGACATCATTAAAGAATTCTCATCATACCACAGTTTTGATCAATTGGTGGAACATGAAGCACAGAAACAATTAAAACAAGCCAATCAGACAAGAGATTTATCCGCCCAAGACTACGTAGCTGCTGAGATATCACTCTTGAAACAAGCCCAATCTATGTGTTTCCCAGTTGAACTTGATACATTAACATGTGGTAAATCTTTGCCTTCCAACAGCAGATTAGTCTCACTTGCACCGGAGATTGACCAATCTACTGGGCTCATAAGAGTTGGTGGCCGTTTGCGACGTAGTGAGCTACTTAGGCCAGATACTGTCCATCCAATTGTCATTGATCCCAAACACCCACTCAGTCAACTCCTGATCCAACATTATGATGAAAAACTTCATCATCCTGGCCCAGAAAGAGTATTTGCTGAGTTACGCCGTAAATATTGGATCATCAGAGGGCGAGAAGCAGTACGGCGGCACCAACATCAGTGTCGTGAATGCAAAAAATGGCGTGGAAAGCCTGAAGTGCCAAAAATGGCTGATTTACCACCAGCCCGACTCCGTCTCCACCGCCCAGCTTTTTATTCGACAGGTGTTGACTGTTTTGGGCCTTATACAATCAAAGTAGGCCGCCGCAATGAGAAACGGTGGGGgatcatatttaaatgtatgacgaCCAGAGGAGTCTACATTGATTTACTTCCTAAAATTGATACTGATTCATTCCTCATGGCCCTACGCAGATTCACTGCACGCAGAGGAACTCCCCATGAACTCTATTCTGACCAGGGAACCAACTTCAAGGGAGGAGAAAGGGAACTATCAGAAGCATTTGCGGCCATGCAACCCAATCTGCAAAGTCAGCTTGCAAAGCAGAAAATTCAGTTCAAATTCAATCCCCCTGGAGCTCCTCATTTTGGTGGACTATGGGAGAGGGAGATCAGGTCTCTAAAATCTGCTCTCAATGTTACCCTTGGAGCCCAACATGTAACTGAGGAAGTGCTTAGCACAGTGCTTACAGAGATCGAAGGCATGTTAAACTCCAAACCCCTGGGCTACGTGTCATCGGATGTAGCAGATGTTGACCCCATCACACCAAACAGCCTGTTATTGGGGCGGCCAGACCCTGATTTACCCCAAATTGTATACCCTGAGTCCGAATTACTAAGCAGAAAACGCTGGAGACATAGCCAGGTCCTTGCCGACCATTTTTGGGCCCACTTCATCAAGAGATACTTGCCTGAACTGCAAACTCGTGCAAAGTGGATTACTGAGACTGGCAAAGATCTAAAGACCGGGACAGTAGTGATGATCGTGGATCAGCAATTGCCTCGAGCCCTCTGGCCAGTGGGCAAGGTCTCAGCCACAGTACCCGGTGCTGATGGGAAAATTAGAACTGCTGAAGTACAAGTGCAGGGTCGGAAATACATCCGACCAGTGAGTAAACTTATCTGTTTGCCACCTCTACCTGAGGATAACAAAGACTCGTAA